DNA sequence from the Piliocolobus tephrosceles isolate RC106 chromosome 9, ASM277652v3, whole genome shotgun sequence genome:
GGAGTAAGTAACTTAAGCTGTCTGACTCAAGGGGCTTTCTATTCAGTCATTGTTGGGAATGTCCTTAACAGTCCTGAGTTTGTTCATTTCATAGATATCACTTGAGTATTTTCATGTGTCAGGCGCAGCGCTGACTTGGTTTCTGCTATCAAAGGACACAGACACAAattgtaaacaaataaatgctcAAATGAGCATATGATTATGTGGTGGCTGCTTTGAAAGAATATTACAGGGCACCTTGAGAACATGTAACAGGCAAACCCATCCTAGTCAGCAGAAGTGACATTGAAGCTGAATCATCTAAACAGTAGGTTAGAGTCAGGTGGGTGGAGAAAGTGCAGTTCTGGCAGAAAGAATAGGTTGAAGAGAGATCTGAAAGTGGGAAGAATTTAGTAAGTTGGGAAACTGAAAGAAGGCCAGGAGAGCTGAAGCATCGTGAGCAACGGAGAGATTGTTAAAAGATGGGACTCAAAATATCTGTCTCATACCAACAGCCAATACCATGCTCAAAGAAAACTCTGCAAGTATTCACTTAAAACAAGCATAGCCACTATTATGTAACATTTCTGTGGAAATTTCAGCCTGTGCagtaaaataagaaacagaaagaagcagtatAACTTTGGAGGAAAGAGTAAAATTGTCAGCcagacagtggctcacgcctgtaatcccagcactttgggaagccaaggtgggttgatcacctgaggtcaggagttcgagaccagtctgaccaacatggtgaaaccccatctctactaaaaatacaaaaaattggccgggcgcggtggctcacgcctgtaatcccagctctcagggaggcagaggcgggaggatagcttgagcccaggagttcgagacctgcctgggtaatacagcgagaccccgttctccacaaaaaggaaaaaaaaaaaaaaaaaaacagacaaaaaaaaaaataagcgcaaaaattacccaagcgtggtggcaggcgtctgtaatctcaagtactcgggaggctgaggcaggagaatcactttaacccaggaggtggaggttgcagtgaactgagatggcgccattacactccaccctgggcaacaagagtgtaactccatctccaaaaaaaaccaaaaaaagtaaaattgtcaaTGATTATAGGCAATATAGTTGTATACCAAGAAATTCCAAGAGAATCACCAAAAAACTTATTGGAAGTTTAGCGatttactacaaaaaaattagccaggcatggtgacgggtgcctgtaatcccagctacttgggaggccgaggctggagaatggcgtgaacccaagaggtggagcttgcagtgagccgagaatgtgccactgcactccagcctgggcaacagagcaagactccatctccaacaacaacaacaaaaaagaagtttaGAGATTTACATCTTCTAGCAGTATTCTGTAGCCCCTGGTCCTCCTATTTCCTAAAATTTCTAAGGCCTTCTGCTCTGGGCTATAAATGAATCCATACTCCAGCTCTCACCTGTGTACCAAGACATTCCTATATTACTCTCAAGACACAAATGCCTTGACCCAAGGGTTAGCCAGgacatttcagttttttcttGTTCCCTCTGTAGCTTCCTGTGGTGTCTGTAGTGAGAGAAACAGAGTCCCAGTTACTGCCAGATGTGGGAGCTATTGTAACCTGTAAGGTAAGTTTATCCTAACTTCCATGCTTAGAACGCCCATTCAATGCTGAAATCATGACCATGCCAGAACTGCAGTGTCCAGTATGATAGCCACAAgctacataaatttatttctggcggggcacaatggctcacactggtaattcttgcactttaagaggccaaggcaggctaggtgcggtggctcatgcctgtaatcccagcactttgggagtccaagggggactgatcacaaggtcaggagattgagaccatcctggctaacacggtgaaaccccgtctctactaaaaatacaaaaaaaaatgagcagggcatggtggcagacacctgtagtcccagctatgtgggaggctgaggcaggagaatggcgtgaacccgggaggcggagcttgcagtgagctgagatctcgccactgcactccagcctgggcaacagagcgaaattctgtctcaaaggaaaaaaaaaaaagaaaaaaagaggccgaggcaggaggattgcttcaacccagagttcaagaccagcctgggaaacatagtgaaacctcatctctacaaaagaatcaaaaattgctgggcactgtggctcacgcctgtaatcccagcactttgggaggccaaggtgggtagatcacctgaggtcaggagttcgagaccagcctggccaatcatggctaacatggtgaaaccccatctctactaaaaatacaaaaattagctcaatgtggtggcatatgcctataatcccagctactcaggaggctgaggcaggagatgtgcttgaacccgggaggcctaGGTTGCAATGAGTCCGtgtcacggcactccagcctggacaacagagtgagactctgtctgaaaaacaaaaaataaaataaaaataaaaaattagccaggcttggtagcacgtgcctgtggtcccagctacttggtaggctgaggcaggaggatcgcttgagcccagagggttgaggctgcagtgagccatgatcactccagcctgggtaacggcaagactctgtctctcaaaaataaaataaaattggtttcTTTAGTcacattagccacatttcaagtactcaatagcACTTGTGGCTAGTGGTTGCTATACTGGTCAGCACATGACTTTTCTGTCACTACAGAAAGTTTTACTGGACTGTGCTGGTCTACAGATTTCTAGAATAATAAGGCAGCCAAGATCAGGCATGCATAGTTCCTTCACTGAGCTAATTCTCTGAATACAGAGTTTCTACCTGTGTCTGGGAAACAGGGATGCCAGAGGATGATTGGGAAGCCTATTTTTGAACATCTGAAGCTGAGATCTTTTTCTGCAGAGAAGcaaaagacttttattttctggcattccttgatttttttcctttttagatttttttttttttttttttttttgagacagggccttgctctgtcacccaggctggagtgcagtggcacgatctcggctcactgcagcctccacctcttgggttcaagcgattctactgcctctgcctcccgagtagctgggattataggcgtatgctgccacgcctggctaatttttgtatttttagtatagatggggttttaccaggttggccaggctggtcctgagctcctgacctcaagtgatgtgcccacctcagcctcccaaagtgctgggattacaggcatgagccaccgtgtccagcctttttttttttttttccaatgttagccatctatactttaaaaaatctataccTCTCTGAAGGGCAAGTtgtgaaaagactaaaaaaaaaacagccaggagtggtggctcacgcctgtaatcccaccactttcggaggccgaggcgggcagatcacaaggtcaggagatcgagaccatcctggctaacatggtgaaaccctgtctctactaaaaaattagccaggcgtggtggcatgcgcctgttgtcccagctgctggggaggctgaggcaggagaatggcatgaacctaggaggcagagcttgcagtgagccgagatcgtgccactgcgctccagcctgagtgacagagcgagactctgtctcaaaaaaaaaaaaaaccagcaaggTGCGGTACCTGACgtctataatcccggcactttgggaggccgaggcaggcggatcacctgaggtcaggagttcgagaccagcctgaccaacatggagaaaccctgtctctactaaaaatacaaaattagccggacatggtggtgcatgcctttaatcccagctactcaggaggctgaggcaggaggattgtttgaacccgggaggcagaggttgcagtgagccaagatcgcgccattgcactccagcctgggcactaagagcgaaactcttgtctcaaaaaaaaaaccataccaTCTTTGTTTCCCATGGTAACTCTATCAAGTGGCCAGAGTGGCTCTTATTCCCCTTTACATGTGTCACTTATGCAGAGAAGTAGGAGTTAACTTGTCTTAAATTCTCTACTTAGTAGGGTTGCTTGCATTGAAGTCCTAGTAATCCCCAGTTTGTTGCTGCTTCCTTGAGCTGACAACTGCTTATACTCTGATGCTGATCTTTTCTCTATTCCACAGGTCTCTAGTATCAATTCACGCTTTGCCAAAGTACACATCCTATATGTGGGGTCCATGCCACTTAAGAACTCTTTTCGAGGAACTATCCGGTAAGAAGTATCTTTGTCACGTATGCCTTAGCAACTGCAATAAGATTAGGATAGACTAGGACACCAGAATTTTGAGCAACAGTTAcaattcctgtttttctcttgcccatttttctttcttctttgtgctttgaTTCTCCCCTAATAGTATCCAAAAATACGTGGATGAGCTaggacaaaaggaaaatatcaacAAGAGAGGGTTTAAAAGTAAAgcaaaggctgggcacagtggctcatgcctgtaatccttgtaccttgggaagctgaggcaggtggatctcttgagatcaggagtttgagaccagcctagccaacatggtgaaaccccgtctctgtaaaaaatacaataattagccgggcacagtggttcacacctgtaatcctagcactttgggaggccgaggtgggcggatcacaaagtcaggagtttgagaccagcctggccaatatggtgaaaccccgtctctactaaaaatacaaaaactagctggacatggtggtgtgtgcctgtaatcccagctacttaggaggctgaacccgggaggcagaggttgcagtgagccaagatcgcgccactgcactccagcacagggTACgcatcgagactccatctcttaaaaaaaaaaaaaaaaaaaattagctgggcatggtggtgcatacctgtcgtcccagctacttgtggagctgaagtgggaagatcacttgagcctaggaggcggaggttgcagtgagctgagattgtaccactgcactccagcctgggtgacaaagtgagactctgtctcaaaaaacaaataaataaatgaaaagtaaagcaaaaagaaTTGAGTGAAGCTGAAGTTTAGCAGTGTCAGGATGACTCAAACCAGAGTGGAAGGCATTTTaggaagcactttttaaaaaatttaatatagatTGAACTCAGAggttataaaacattaaaaagatttgTGAGTGAGACGGTGATTTCCTGTGGCTTCCTTGAGAAAGGACAAACATTTCTTGCCAGGCAGATAATCTGACTTTTGAGGCCCTTTCCAGCCTCAGGACTTGATGTGGTTCTGTAGTGCAGCAATCTCCAAGCTTCTTGGCACCAGGTACCAGTTtcttggaagacagtttttccacagactgtGGTGGGAGTGGTTGCAGAATGATTCAAGTACATTACATTTAtggtgtactttatttctattattattacactgtaatatataatgaaataattgtacAACTCACCATAATACAGAATCAGCGGGAGCCCTGAGTTTCTTTCCCTGCAATtcgatggtcccatctgggggtgatggaagacagtgacagatcatcaggcattagattctcataaggagtgggCAGCCTAGCTCCCTcatatgcacagttcacaatagggttcatacttctatgagaatctaatgtccaCTTTGATCTGACAggggcggagctcaggcagtaatgtatGCGactggggagcagctgtaaatacagatgaagcttgcCTGCCACTCACTTCCATCTGtgcagcccggttcctaacaggccaccagaagttggggacccctgctataGTGTTTCTATTCAAGCCCTGAGGCAACAAAACTCCTTATCCTTTCTTGCCAAATCTGATCTGCTCTCCACCCTGCTCCTCTGAGTAGCAGCTGGGTCCCAATTAAGACTTGTTCTGTCTGTTCTTGTAGCTCTTTATTTACTAGGAATCTACAGAATAATTCTTTCTCacaggctgggcaaggtgactcatgcctataatcccagcactttgggaagctgaggcgggtagatcacctgaggtcaggagttcaagaccagcctggccaatgtggtgaaaccccatctccactaaaaatacaaaaactagccgggcgtggtggcacatgcctgtaattccagctgcttgagaggctgaggcaagaaaaatgactgaagctaagaggcggaggttgcagtgagccgagatcgtgccactgtaccctagcctgggtgacagagggagactctgtcttgaaaaaaaaaaaaaaaaaaattatttctcacagatAATTAATCTttctgttaattctttttttatagcaAGGAAGATGTCCGAGCAACTGAAAAAGACAAGGTTGTTGGTTGGTTCTCTTTTTTTAACGGCTTTACAAATCTCAATCCCTTAAAAGTATTATCTCAGaccaggcatggttgcacacacctgtaatcccagtactttgggaggctgaggcgggaggatcacttgagtccaggacttcaagaccagccctggcaacacagcgagaccctgtctctacaaaaattttaaaaattaaaaattagcaggcatggtggctcatgcttgtagtcccagctgcttgagaggatgtggctggaggattgcttgagcccaggagtttgaggttatgtggtggcacaaacctgtagtcctagctacttgggaggctgaggcaggaggatcccttggtCCAgcagtccaaggctgcagtgagctactattgcatcactgcactccagcctgggtgacacagtgggaTTCTACCTCTTAacaaaaaagggccaggtgcagtggtgcacacctgtaatcccagctttttgggaggccaaggcgggcagatcacgaggtcaggagttcaagaccagtctgaccaacatggtgaaaccccgtctctactaaaaatacaaaaactagccagcgTCATgctgcgcgcctgtaatcccagctactcaggaggctgaggcaggagaatcgcttgaacccggcaggtggaggttgcagtgagccaagatcgtaccattgcactccagcctgggcaacggagcgagactccatctcaaaaaaaaaaaacttcatttgtATGATACTATAGAAGCAATTAAAAGTTGTTGACTTGACATGAGTAATGATGATTTCTACCCTCCAGGATTAGAAAGTAGACTGGCTTTACCAGAAGGGTTCACAGTTTCATATAGACCCAGTCTAGAACTTTCACTTACCATTCCTGTTCTTTCTTTACAGGTTGAAATTTATAAGAGTTTCCGCCCAGGTGACATTGTCCTGGCCAAAGTGGTATCCTTTTTTCCCAGCAGACTTCTAGTTTTTCGTCAAAAGAAGagatggaggctgggcatggtggctcatgcctgtaatcccagcacttagggaggccaaggcgggtggatcacctgaggtcaggagtttgagaccagcctgaccaacatggtgaaactctgtctctactgaaaatacaaaaattagctggacatggtggcacatggctgtaatctcagctactcgggaaactgaggcaggagaaccgctggaaccctggaggcacaggttgctgtgagctgagatcgcgccactgctctccagcctgggtaacagagcgagactccgtctcaaaaaaacaaaacaaagagaaagtagaaaaacaaCTCAGGTGGCTATGGTTGGGGGAAGACTTGTAACTCCTCATTTTCCTTCAGTGTTATGTGACTAGATCTCCTTAGGTGATGCACAGTCCAACTACCTGCTAACCACTGCCGAGAAcgagctgggagtggtggtagcCCACAGTGAGTCAGGTGAGATGGCCTTGCTTCCACATCCTTACTTTCCCTGGAGCTATGGTTTGGGATTAATCCATTGTTTTTCCTGGTTTCCCCTTATCTGGGAAGCAGTATGGCTATAGATATTTCCTTCTGAGATtagaatggttttttttttcttttttgcttggtgctggtggtggtggtggtttgagactgggtctcactgtgtcgaggaggctggagtgcagtggtgcgatctccactcaccacagccttcacctcccgggttcaggcaattctcatcacccaagtagctgggattacagacacacgccaccacacctagctaatttttgtatttttagtagagacggggtttcgccatgttggccagactggtctcaaactcctggcctcaaatgatctgcccgccttggcctcccaaagtgctgggattgtgggtgtgagccaccacacccagcctgattcTCCTTATATAAATCCAAGGAAACAGGACTCCATAAATCAGTAGAACAAAGTTTTTTCTTTATGAGTTGAGGTTCAGTAGGAAGCTTGGTGGCACTTCAGTTTCATACCCAGCATAAAAGAGGAGTCCCAGGCAAATCTTTGGGGTCTGGGCTCCACCAGCTTTTCCCTTCCAGGTATTCAGATGGTTCCCATCAGCTGGTGTGAGATGCAGTGCCCTAAGACCCACACTAAAGAATTCCGGAAAGTAGCCCGAGTACAACCTGAATTCTTGCAGACCTAAGAAGCCACTTTTTACCCCATGGAAGGGGGTAAGCTGTTCCTGAGTATAACACCAAGATGCTGCTATCTATTCAAACACCTGGCGTCGGCCAACAGCCACTTCCAGAAAAATCTGCCAGAAACTTATGCTGTAGATGGAACACGTTTCTGTGAACCTATCAGTGGATTTCATTCTCTTGAGTAATAAAACTTACCTTTTCAAGGCACCAACAAACAAAACTGTGATATTGGAAATAGCCTATCCCCCCGACAGTccttataaatacatattttttgttatGATAAAACTTTTTTACTAAAAGGATGTTATGTTGTCTTAAGCAGAGAAAGACATCTAAATGGTGTCAGGACATTTCAGTACTTCTGCTTATTGAGTActcactgtgctaggcactgagtcAAGTACTTTACATACATCCCCTTCATTCAGGtacattatagtttttttttttttttttgagacagagtctggctctgtcgcccaggctggagtgcagtggccggatctcagctcactgcaagcttcgcctcccgggtttacgccattctcctgcctcagccttccgggtagctgggactacaggcgcccgccacctcgcccggctagttttttgtatttttgagtagagacggggtttcaccatgttagccaggatggtctcgatctcctgaccttgtgatccgcccgtctcggcctcccaaagtgctgggattacaggcttgagccaccgtgcccggcggtACATTATAGTTTAATGAAAATTTGAGGACACATGTGATACAGATAGCATGTGAggcagacgtggtggctcatgcttgtaaatcccagcactttgggaggccgagtcaggttgaagtcaggagttcgagaccagcctggccaacatggtaaaaccccgtctttactaaaaatacaaaaattagctgggcgtggtggcacatgcctgtaatcccaactacttgggaagctgaggcaggaagatcgcttgaaccctggacatggaagttgtagtgagccgagattgtgccactgcactccagcccggacaacagagcgagactctgtctcaaaaaaaataagtaacatgTCTAAAAGTATTTGATACACATTACTGATACAGTGGGTACTTCAGGAAATGTTAAATCTGAATTGAAAAGTGGGACAGAGTACTGTCATATGAGATGGCCAGGAAAGGATTAGTGacatgagataaaaataaattaaagaacatAAGTAAGTGAATATATTCAAGGCAGAGAGAAAAGCCCAGGCTAAGTACAGGAGCCGAAATGAAGGCGTAAGTTTGGGGATGAGGAAGGGATGAAAGCTAAGCATGGAGAGGTTGCCGACAAAATACGAGTCTTGAGATGTCACTTCTTGAGATGTTACTCAAGCCCATATCTTCAGTATTAGTGACAGTGCATAATGTGAGCTTTAGAATCAGCCCACCTTAGTTTCTATCCTCTGCTTCCTAACCTTGAACGTTAGGGTTTCTTTAATTGAAAATTTTACCGAGATTGAGATTGTAGATCCAcatccaggttttgttttttgtttgtttttgagacagagtcttgctgttacctaggctgaagtgcagtggcgcgatctcaactcactgcagctgcTGCTTTCCcggtagctgggagtacaggcatgcgccacgacacccagctaacttttggtagagatgaggtttcaccatgttggccagactggtcttgaattcctgacctcaggtgatccacctgccttggcctcccaaagtgctgggcttataggcatcagccaccatgcctggccttggtgtttttgtttgttgtacatgctatttttaaagagacagggcctcagaatgtcacccaggatggagcacagtggtgcagtcatagctcactgcagcctcaaactcctggactcaggtaatTCCCACCcatcagtcccctgagtagctgggactacaggcacataccaccatgcctggctaattttttttgtagagaccaggtcttgctatgttgcccaggccagtctcaaactcctggcctcaagtgatcctcagcctcccaaagtgctgggattacaggtgtgtgccactgtgctgGCCAAAATTACCAGCTTCTGGTCTAGGATTCTGCACAGGTTAGGAAAGTAACATTCCACCAGCCTCTTGGAGACTGAAATTACTCAAGGTTATTGTGTAGGTcaaatgaaaatctaaaattgaaAAGCAAGATGCTTTAAAGTATTTAAATCTTAGAACCTTGATTTGCTTGAACTAGTAATACCCATCCCAGCCCCAGTACCAAGT
Encoded proteins:
- the EXOSC1 gene encoding exosome complex component CSL4 isoform X1, whose product is MRNRLRFHPGFGTAAIMAPPVRYCIPGERLCNLEEGSPGSGTYTRHGYIFSSLAGCLMKSSENGALPVVSVVRETESQLLPDVGAIVTCKVSSINSRFAKVHILYVGSMPLKNSFRGTIRKEDVRATEKDKVEIYKSFRPGDIVLAKVISLGDAQSNYLLTTAENELGVVVAHSESGIQMVPISWCEMQCPKTHTKEFRKVARVQPEFLQT
- the EXOSC1 gene encoding exosome complex component CSL4 isoform X2, producing MWGPCHLRTLFEELSARKMSEQLKKTRLLVEIYKSFRPGDIVLAKVISLGDAQSNYLLTTAENELGVVVAHSESGIQMVPISWCEMQCPKTHTKEFRKVARVQPEFLQT